A DNA window from Zingiber officinale cultivar Zhangliang chromosome 3A, Zo_v1.1, whole genome shotgun sequence contains the following coding sequences:
- the LOC122053614 gene encoding B3 domain-containing protein Os11g0156000-like, whose translation MAQHHRLQAWDWESPMSFQYQYQHLYQGEQGEACKELMFEKPLTPSDVGKLNRLVIPKQHAERYFPLDGVSGEKGLLLSLEDDSGKIWQFRYSYWTSSQSYVLTKGWSRFVKEKRLDAGDVVLFERRRVGGDRLYIGCRHRGDPAAANTAAGPWNTPYYASSVSVQHQYSSLHAEEQRDETGVHKSETVAPSNSKRLRLFGVNLDYWPEPEPEPVQASTSWLI comes from the exons ATGGCACAGCATCATCGCCTTCAAGCGTGGGATTGGGAGTCGCCTATGAGTTTTCAGTATCAGTATCAGCACCTCTACCAAGGTGAGCAGGGAGAAGCCTGCAAAGAGCTCATGTTCGAAAAACCTTTAACTCCCAGCGACGTAGGCAAGCTCAACCGGTTGGTGATTCCGAAGCAGCACGCGGAGAGGTACTTCCCCCTGGACGGCGTCTCTGGCGAGAAAGGCCTCTTGCTTAGCTTGGAAGACGACTCGGGCAAGATATGGCAGTTCCGGTATTCTTACTGGACCAGTAGCCAGAGCTACGTGCTCACCAAGGGATGGAGCCGCTTCGTTAAGGAAAAACGGTTGGACGCCGGCGATGTCGTTCTCTTCGAGCGTCGACGGGTTGGCGGTGATCGGCTCTACATCGGTTGCAGGCATCGGGGGGATCCGGCGGCGGCAAACACTGCTGCAGGGCCGTGGAACACACCTTACTATGCGTCGAGTGTCTCGGTGCAACATCAGTACTCCTCTCTTCATGCAG AGGAGCAAAGGGATGAAACAGGGGTGCACAAGAGTGAGACAGTGGCACCGTCTAACTCAAAGAGGTTGAGACTGTTTGGTGTAAATTTAGATTACTGGCCGGAGCCAGAGCCAGAGCCTGTGCAGGCCTCCACCTCATGGTTAATCTAG